GGTCCAAACGCTGACGATCTCCGAGTCGGTCCCGTTCCGCTGGTTCGGTTACGCGGCGCTGAGCGTCGAGACGGCCGGCTACGCGCCCGGACAGTCCAACTCCCGTGGCACGGAGTCCGCGATTCCGCTCGCCGACGCCGATCGGGTCGCCGAACTCGCGCGCGCGATCGAACCGTTCGGTCCGGTCGACCTCGAGTCGCCGCCGCGTCGCGCCCGCGAACGGTACGCGATCCGGTACCTGCTCGCTGCGGCGGCTATCGTCGGCGGTGCGTACGCGGTGGCGCGGTACACGGCGGTCGGGGCCCGGTGGTACGTCGTCGCAGCGATCGCCGTCCTCGCCCCGATAGCCGCCCACCTGAAGTGGTCGAGTCGTGGCTACCGCGTCGGCGATCGATACTTCCTCACGCGCACGGGGTTCTGGCGACGGACCACCAAGGTCGTTCCGTACTACCGGGTGCAGGCCGTCCTCCATCAGGCGACGATCTTCCAGCGCCGCCGGCGGCTCGCCAGCGTGACGGCCGACACCGCCAGTTCGGCGACCCTCCTCGGACGAGCCGCGACCGCCCACGACGTGGACGCCGAGCGCGGCCTCGAGATGCAGGCCGTCATCGAGGAGCGACTCCAGGACCGACTGCGGGCTCGCAAGCGCCAGCGAACGGTCGGCCGGTGGTTCCGGGACGCGAGCGAGTCGGCGGACGACGAATCGTCGAGGGGGACCGATAGTTCGACGTAGGGTCCGACACCGAATCAGACACGAAACCGCTCTCCGGCCGAAATCATCGGCCGGCGCACCGAACTCGACGGGACACCGCCCTCGAGCGGGCCGATGCGTTCCTCGCCGAGTGGGGCCGCCGACTCGTTCCCGCTCCCGTTCGCGGATCAGTAGGTCAGACTCATGCCGCCCTCGTGGGTCATGTCGCCGCCGTTGAGGTGCTTGCTGTGCGTCGACGATCCCATTACGAACAGGTTCGCGACCTCGAAGGGTTCCATCATCTCCGTGACCCGGGTGTGCTGGAGCATCACGTTCTCGACGACCTCGTCGACGGTCATCCCGCGTCGGTCCGCCGTGTCGGGGAGCTGTTTCGCGACGAGAGCGGTCTTGACGTAGGCCGTGCTGACGGTAAACGCCCGCACGTCTCCCTCGACCTCGGCGGCGATCGACTGCGTGAGCCCGCGCAGTCCGAACTTCGTCATGTTGTACGCCACCTTGTCCTGGGTCACGATGTGGCCGTGGACCGAGCACATGTTGCCGACGACCCCCGCGCCGTCGTCGTTGTCCCGGAAGTGTGGCATGCAGTGTTTCGCGAGTACCATCGGCGCACGCTGCATGACGTCGTGCATCAGGTCGTACTTCTCGAGGGGAAACGACTCGATCG
The Natrinema salaciae genome window above contains:
- a CDS encoding SDR family NAD(P)-dependent oxidoreductase, which translates into the protein MTVEEAMAKYGPSELTRDDLLVLEDPHYAPENVAIVTGAGSGIGRATALAFAANELTVLATDRDEEGLAETQSQADALSLSGELVTVVGDLTDDADLERIVEEAAERGNIRYLANIAGIQTVAPIESFPLEKYDLMHDVMQRAPMVLAKHCMPHFRDNDDGAGVVGNMCSVHGHIVTQDKVAYNMTKFGLRGLTQSIAAEVEGDVRAFTVSTAYVKTALVAKQLPDTADRRGMTVDEVVENVMLQHTRVTEMMEPFEVANLFVMGSSTHSKHLNGGDMTHEGGMSLTY